Proteins from a genomic interval of Methanoplanus endosymbiosus:
- the ftsZ gene encoding cell division protein FtsZ — MQSIINEALRHAETDQNNRRGAVIGDDDFIGQPRIVIVGCGGAGNNTINRLYHMKVRGAETIAVNTDKQHLEMIQADKRVLVGKSLTKGLGAGGFPDVGKRAAEMARTTLEGLLQDADLVFVTAGMGGGTGTGVAPVVAQIAKDQGAIVVGMVSYPFQVEKARLIRAEEGLEALSNAADSVIVLDNNRLMTFVPNLPLGQAFSVMDQLIAETVKGISETITEPSLINIDYADVRAIMSKGGVAVMLVGESKQQNKSESVVHECLNHPLLDIDYRGATGGLIHITGGSDLTLSDAEDIASTLTYELDPHADVIWGARINNDYEGKVRVMAIMTGVKSAQILGRSGVLSSGSSGSSRPGASQIAEGPFERNNRRAGRPASGSGARAAHEQTSGGLIDFIR, encoded by the coding sequence ATGCAGAGCATAATTAACGAGGCATTAAGGCATGCCGAAACTGATCAGAATAACAGAAGAGGTGCAGTAATTGGAGATGACGATTTTATTGGTCAGCCAAGAATTGTAATTGTTGGTTGTGGAGGTGCAGGCAACAATACAATCAACAGGCTCTACCACATGAAAGTGCGTGGTGCCGAAACAATTGCAGTCAATACTGATAAACAGCACCTTGAGATGATCCAGGCTGATAAGAGAGTTTTAGTAGGCAAATCACTTACGAAAGGTCTTGGAGCCGGTGGTTTTCCGGATGTAGGAAAGCGTGCGGCAGAGATGGCAAGGACCACTCTTGAAGGGCTTTTGCAGGATGCTGATCTTGTATTTGTTACAGCCGGAATGGGAGGCGGTACAGGTACAGGTGTTGCGCCGGTGGTTGCTCAGATCGCAAAGGACCAGGGTGCAATTGTTGTTGGTATGGTCAGTTACCCGTTCCAGGTCGAAAAAGCCAGGCTCATCAGGGCTGAGGAAGGTCTTGAGGCACTATCAAATGCGGCTGATTCTGTCATTGTTCTTGATAACAACCGCCTTATGACATTTGTCCCGAATCTTCCGCTTGGGCAGGCATTTTCAGTTATGGATCAGCTCATTGCTGAAACTGTTAAGGGAATATCAGAGACTATCACCGAACCGTCTCTGATCAATATAGATTATGCTGATGTAAGGGCGATTATGAGCAAGGGCGGCGTTGCAGTGATGCTTGTCGGAGAGAGCAAACAGCAGAACAAATCTGAGAGCGTTGTTCATGAATGTCTCAACCATCCGCTTCTTGACATAGATTATCGCGGTGCAACCGGTGGTCTGATTCATATCACAGGTGGCAGTGATCTTACACTTTCAGATGCAGAGGATATTGCCAGCACACTTACGTATGAGCTGGATCCGCATGCCGATGTCATCTGGGGTGCACGCATCAACAATGATTATGAAGGCAAGGTCAGGGTTATGGCCATTATGACCGGAGTCAAGAGTGCACAGATTCTGGGCAGAAGCGGAGTTCTGTCATCAGGTTCTTCCGGGTCATCAAGACCGGGTGCCTCACAGATTGCAGAAGGTCCTTTTGAGAGGAACAACAGGCGTGCCGGAAGGCCTGCTTCAGGCTCCGGAGCAAGGGCAGCCCATGAGCAGACAAGTGGCGGACTCATTGATTTCATCCGCTAA
- a CDS encoding IS1634 family transposase, giving the protein MVAIVHQTDKRSGITYAYRSVSYWDKEKKQSRAKRTLIGRVDKETGKIVPTDGRNRKKKEGNPPVKRNTKRVEEAHRSFYGATYLLDAIGEKLGLIQDLKQCFPDTYEQILSVVYYLILEDSTPLYRFEKWGLLHKHPYGKDITSQRSSELFSSITEANKLQFFRLQGKRRMDNEFWAYDTTSLSSYSETLRQVQYGRNKEHDKLAQLNLALVFGQESNLPFYYRKLAGNIPDSKTITRLLEELDILDHSRVKLVLDRGFYSEVNINNLFKNHVKFLAGVRMSLKFVYGELDAVYDTFRSFERYSENYELYYQTVRTTWNYTKERPYKGDTLQESRRLYIHYFYNIDQAAEDEKNFDRKLIALKKELESGERVPGHAKLYKQYFITKTTPKRGTKAQIIDENVIKAKRYFGFFALITNEKMDAVTALELYRNKDVVEKAFGNLKERLNMRRTLVSSEQSLDGKLFVQFVALIYLSYLKKQMQDHNLFRNYTLPGMLDKLDVIECFEQPGKSLRVGEILDKQEQLYRDLGVTPPTSL; this is encoded by the coding sequence ATGGTCGCAATAGTTCACCAAACAGACAAAAGATCCGGGATAACCTATGCTTACCGCTCTGTATCATACTGGGACAAGGAAAAGAAACAGTCACGTGCCAAACGTACCCTTATTGGGCGTGTAGACAAAGAGACAGGTAAAATAGTCCCCACCGATGGACGCAACAGGAAGAAAAAAGAAGGTAATCCGCCTGTGAAACGTAATACAAAGAGGGTTGAGGAAGCACATCGTTCATTCTACGGAGCCACATATCTACTGGATGCTATTGGTGAGAAATTAGGTCTCATTCAGGATCTGAAACAGTGTTTCCCCGACACATATGAGCAAATCTTATCCGTTGTGTACTATTTAATCCTTGAAGACAGCACTCCGCTATACCGTTTTGAGAAGTGGGGACTCCTGCATAAGCATCCTTATGGCAAAGACATCACCTCACAACGCAGTAGTGAACTGTTTTCCAGCATTACCGAGGCAAATAAACTACAGTTCTTCAGACTTCAGGGAAAGAGAAGGATGGATAATGAATTCTGGGCTTATGATACAACATCTCTGTCCAGCTATTCAGAAACCCTCAGGCAGGTACAGTATGGTCGCAACAAGGAGCACGACAAACTGGCACAGCTGAATCTTGCTCTGGTCTTTGGACAGGAGTCCAATCTCCCTTTCTATTACAGAAAACTCGCAGGTAATATCCCGGATTCAAAGACCATTACACGCCTGCTTGAAGAGCTGGATATTCTTGATCACTCAAGAGTTAAACTGGTTCTTGACCGGGGCTTTTACAGTGAGGTCAATATCAACAACCTGTTTAAGAATCACGTGAAGTTCCTTGCAGGTGTCAGAATGTCTCTGAAATTTGTCTATGGAGAACTTGATGCAGTCTATGACACTTTTAGGAGCTTTGAACGTTACAGTGAGAATTACGAACTGTATTACCAGACTGTCCGGACCACCTGGAATTATACAAAAGAGCGTCCTTACAAAGGAGATACTCTTCAGGAATCACGCCGTCTTTACATCCACTATTTCTACAATATTGACCAGGCAGCCGAAGATGAGAAAAACTTCGACCGAAAGCTAATCGCACTAAAAAAGGAACTGGAGTCAGGAGAGCGTGTTCCAGGACACGCTAAACTTTACAAGCAGTACTTCATTACCAAAACAACACCCAAGAGAGGAACAAAGGCACAGATTATTGATGAAAATGTCATCAAAGCCAAGCGATATTTTGGGTTTTTTGCTCTGATTACTAATGAAAAGATGGATGCAGTAACTGCTCTTGAACTCTACCGCAACAAAGATGTGGTTGAAAAGGCCTTTGGAAATCTCAAAGAACGCCTGAATATGCGCCGTACACTCGTTTCTTCAGAACAGAGCCTTGATGGGAAACTGTTTGTGCAGTTTGTGGCACTGATCTACTTATCTTATCTCAAAAAGCAGATGCAGGATCATAACCTTTTCAGGAATTACACATTGCCTGGTATGTTGGACAAACTGGATGTCATCGAGTGTTTTGAACAACCAGGAAAATCTCTCAGAGTGGGTGAGATACTCGATAAACAGGAGCAGCTGTACCGGGACCTGGGGGTGACACCACCCACATCGTTATGA
- a CDS encoding coiled-coil protein, translating to MLNELIDKRKVVLQQSEEHKDKRNELNALASTFARERNQLNAQTRECVDEAQKNKELRDEANNSVHTLKAERNVLNDQANVLFEDIDAFKKEHGGITNNRGVKELHKQIERLEMEQQTKVFSPEKERELIEKIKQLRVGIKDQEDEIEQNKEIHTKLQEARDLRKEASDLHARVTESAELAQKHHDLMVECYRKADKSREAADESHKKFVEAQEAADEEHNKFIACQKEIRDYDKVIGGLRKKTRKTKVTKEQKAVRKEAEQVFQQFRAGEKLTTDDILLLQRSKLL from the coding sequence ATGTTGAACGAGCTTATTGATAAAAGAAAAGTAGTACTCCAGCAGTCTGAAGAGCATAAAGATAAGAGAAATGAACTGAATGCACTTGCAAGCACATTTGCACGTGAGCGCAATCAGTTAAATGCCCAGACCAGAGAGTGTGTAGATGAAGCGCAGAAGAACAAAGAACTTCGTGATGAAGCAAACAATTCTGTACACACTCTGAAAGCAGAGAGAAATGTTCTTAATGACCAGGCAAATGTTCTTTTTGAGGATATTGATGCATTCAAGAAGGAACATGGCGGAATCACCAACAACCGCGGCGTAAAAGAACTTCACAAGCAGATTGAACGCCTTGAAATGGAGCAGCAGACAAAAGTCTTCAGCCCCGAAAAAGAGCGTGAGTTAATTGAGAAGATTAAGCAGCTCAGAGTTGGAATAAAAGATCAGGAAGATGAGATCGAGCAGAACAAGGAGATCCATACAAAACTCCAGGAAGCCCGCGATCTCAGAAAAGAGGCATCTGATCTTCACGCCAGAGTGACAGAGAGTGCTGAACTTGCACAGAAACACCATGATCTTATGGTTGAGTGCTACAGAAAGGCAGACAAGTCCAGAGAGGCTGCGGATGAGTCACACAAGAAATTTGTGGAGGCACAGGAGGCTGCTGATGAAGAGCACAATAAGTTCATAGCATGCCAGAAGGAGATTCGTGACTACGATAAGGTAATCGGCGGACTCCGCAAGAAGACAAGAAAGACAAAAGTCACAAAAGAACAGAAGGCTGTCAGAAAGGAAGCAGAACAGGTCTTCCAGCAGTTCAGAGCCGGTGAAAAACTCACCACTGATGATATCCTGCTTCTTCAGCGTTCAAAATTATTATAA
- a CDS encoding transposase yields MLIAYKFRMYPKKYQIEKFEQHFGACRFVYNFALEIKIKSYETDGKSVSRFVLNKMLPELKQENEWLKEVNSQSLQGATLHLDNAFTKFFREKKGFPKFKSRKNPVQSFSVPQGYFVNFDRNFVKLPKIGVVKTIFHRQFNGDLKTATVSRNNAGKYFISILVDDGIEYPAPETFNASNTIGIDVGIKDFVVTSEGRKYDNPKFLKNSETRLKVLQRRLSRKKKGSSNFKKAKLQLAKKHEKVSNQRNDFQHKISFRFVSENQAIAVETLKVENLLKTWIPAHS; encoded by the coding sequence ATGTTAATTGCTTACAAATTTAGAATGTATCCAAAAAAATATCAAATTGAAAAATTTGAACAACATTTTGGTGCTTGTAGATTTGTATATAATTTTGCACTTGAAATAAAGATAAAATCTTATGAAACTGATGGAAAATCAGTATCGAGATTTGTTTTAAACAAGATGCTTCCGGAACTAAAACAAGAAAATGAATGGTTAAAGGAAGTTAATTCACAATCTCTTCAGGGAGCTACATTACATCTTGATAATGCTTTTACTAAATTTTTTAGAGAGAAAAAAGGATTTCCTAAATTCAAATCACGAAAAAATCCAGTTCAGTCATTTTCTGTTCCTCAAGGGTATTTTGTTAATTTTGATCGGAATTTTGTTAAGTTACCTAAAATCGGGGTTGTTAAAACAATATTTCATAGACAGTTTAATGGAGATCTAAAGACTGCAACTGTTTCCCGGAATAACGCAGGAAAATATTTCATAAGTATTCTTGTTGATGACGGTATAGAGTATCCAGCACCTGAAACCTTTAATGCCAGTAATACAATTGGTATTGATGTAGGTATAAAGGACTTTGTCGTTACATCAGAAGGCAGGAAATACGACAATCCAAAGTTCTTGAAAAATTCAGAAACACGGTTAAAAGTTCTTCAGAGAAGGCTTAGCCGGAAAAAGAAAGGTTCTTCAAATTTCAAGAAAGCAAAATTACAATTAGCCAAAAAACATGAAAAAGTAAGTAATCAACGCAATGATTTTCAGCATAAAATCTCTTTTCGATTTGTAAGCGAGAACCAAGCAATAGCAGTTGAAACATTGAAAGTTGAAAATTTACTTAAAACCTGGATTCCCGCCCACTCATAA
- a CDS encoding ribbon-helix-helix domain-containing protein, with protein MMERVTIRLPSQQVAMLHKLVEAGEFPTVSEAVRYSVRELIEKHANRVIMDSEQISFEI; from the coding sequence ATGATGGAGCGAGTTACAATCAGGCTGCCTTCACAACAGGTTGCAATGCTTCATAAACTTGTGGAGGCGGGTGAATTCCCTACGGTTTCTGAGGCAGTCAGGTATTCTGTTCGTGAACTGATAGAGAAACATGCAAACCGGGTAATCATGGACAGCGAACAGATCTCATTTGAAATCTAA
- a CDS encoding pyridoxal phosphate-dependent aminotransferase — protein MKKHFPNKVVHGGLLQLGQNNNGKYTADYSASINPWPPETGWKPDFKRIKDYPDDTYTELKEEISTHHGVKTENISVGNGSVEIIRSLFKAVLNPGENVLTERHTFGEYRFSAELAGASCSHDPATPHRLRVICNPNNPSGKILSASEILAIADDCSEKGIMLYIDEAFMDLADRDESVADCGYENVIVSRSLTKSFAIPGLRIGYGIGSPSVTKKIEAARLPWTVNFLAESFAVSAIRNYDRLEESRIKIRTERDYLCNGLEKLGLEYHPPSANYILFSTGILSSELTQKLLEKGFYVRNCTSFGLPHSIRIAVRKREDNERLLEALRECLP, from the coding sequence TTGAAAAAACATTTCCCAAACAAGGTAGTTCACGGAGGCCTTCTTCAGCTGGGACAGAATAATAACGGCAAATATACAGCCGATTACAGCGCGAGTATAAATCCCTGGCCGCCGGAAACAGGATGGAAACCTGATTTTAAAAGAATAAAAGACTATCCGGATGATACATACACTGAACTAAAAGAAGAGATTTCCACGCATCATGGGGTTAAAACCGAAAATATTTCGGTTGGAAACGGTTCTGTAGAGATCATAAGATCACTCTTTAAGGCAGTATTAAATCCGGGTGAAAACGTCCTCACAGAGAGGCATACCTTTGGAGAATACCGTTTTTCTGCGGAACTTGCAGGTGCATCATGCAGCCATGATCCAGCCACCCCTCACAGATTAAGAGTGATATGCAACCCCAATAATCCATCAGGGAAAATATTATCTGCATCAGAAATACTTGCCATTGCAGATGACTGCTCGGAGAAAGGAATTATGCTGTATATTGATGAGGCATTTATGGATCTTGCAGACAGAGATGAAAGTGTGGCAGACTGCGGATATGAAAATGTAATTGTCAGCAGATCGCTCACAAAATCCTTCGCAATACCCGGACTCCGCATCGGCTATGGCATAGGCAGTCCTTCAGTGACAAAAAAGATTGAGGCTGCACGCCTGCCGTGGACTGTGAATTTCCTTGCAGAAAGTTTTGCGGTATCGGCAATCAGAAATTACGACAGACTGGAGGAGTCCAGAATAAAAATCCGCACAGAAAGGGATTATCTCTGCAATGGGCTGGAAAAACTGGGCCTTGAATATCATCCTCCGTCTGCAAATTACATTCTTTTCAGCACCGGAATTTTATCCTCAGAACTTACCCAAAAGCTTCTTGAAAAAGGATTTTATGTACGGAACTGCACCTCATTCGGCCTTCCACATTCCATCAGAATTGCAGTCAGGAAAAGAGAAGATAACGAGAGACTGCTGGAGGCACTAAGAGAATGCTTGCCCTGA